One genomic window of Streptomonospora nanhaiensis includes the following:
- a CDS encoding beta-ketoacyl synthase N-terminal-like domain-containing protein — MKVDPVVREFTPGRSPGLLEVGGACTGMIGTRLARHLDARGPLLSIDTACSASLTALHYVCRDLQDQRVDTALVAGLNSVDNAAVSSAFAAGGVLARVCRPFDARAAGFVRAEGVVVLVLQRASRARAAGNPGYCLVAGSVVGGDGAAPTAVGAPHAGAQADLVRSAYTQTGLDPDSVGVVQAHGTGTRAGDRAEARALAKVFKRTRQDPLLVCSIKGAVGHLEGAAGLAGVAATALTLHHGQAWPPQPTPAWEGTACRTTPTSSTPTASTSETGGMCDAAADAAGADDRATVRAPGGNCGCALRPLTGSPPCAPANREPESGQCGGDGGRARNRHTAAESA, encoded by the coding sequence GTGAAGGTCGACCCGGTGGTGCGGGAATTCACCCCGGGGCGCTCGCCGGGCCTGCTGGAGGTGGGCGGGGCCTGCACGGGCATGATCGGCACCCGCCTGGCCCGCCACCTGGACGCCCGCGGCCCGCTCCTGAGCATCGACACCGCCTGCTCGGCCTCGCTGACCGCCCTGCACTACGTCTGCCGCGACCTCCAGGACCAGCGCGTCGACACCGCGCTGGTGGCCGGGCTCAACTCCGTGGACAACGCTGCGGTGAGCTCGGCGTTCGCCGCCGGCGGCGTCCTGGCCCGGGTGTGTCGGCCCTTCGACGCCCGCGCCGCCGGGTTCGTGCGCGCAGAAGGCGTGGTCGTGCTGGTGCTCCAGCGCGCCTCCCGGGCCCGCGCGGCCGGGAACCCGGGCTACTGCCTGGTGGCGGGTTCGGTGGTGGGCGGCGACGGCGCGGCGCCGACGGCGGTGGGCGCCCCCCACGCCGGCGCCCAGGCCGACCTGGTGCGCTCCGCCTACACCCAGACCGGCCTCGACCCCGACTCGGTCGGGGTCGTCCAGGCCCACGGCACCGGGACCCGGGCCGGGGACCGCGCCGAAGCCCGCGCCCTGGCCAAGGTCTTCAAGCGCACACGCCAGGACCCGCTGCTGGTGTGCAGCATCAAGGGCGCGGTCGGGCACCTGGAAGGAGCGGCCGGGCTCGCCGGGGTGGCCGCCACCGCCCTGACCCTGCACCACGGCCAGGCGTGGCCGCCGCAGCCTACGCCCGCGTGGGAGGGTACAGCCTGCAGGACTACACCGACTTCGTCGACGCCTACGGCTTCGACGTCTGAAACTGGCGGGATGTGCGACGCGGCTGCAGATGCGGCTGGTGCGGATGACCGCGCGACCGTGCGCGCACCGGGCGGGAACTGCGGCTGCGCACTGAGGCCGCTCACCGGATCGCCTCCCTGCGCCCCCGCGAACCGCGAACCTGAGTCAGGCCAGTGCGGGGGGGACGGGGGCAGGGCGCGGAACCGCCACACGGCCGCGGAGTCGGCGTAG